In a single window of the Anaerolineae bacterium genome:
- a CDS encoding fibronectin type III domain-containing protein codes for MRRANIGLGWVLLTSLLLTVGAPIEAQGDRDTWSLPEDFSSVQGQNQWYHYREYAGSFLPLVWDPYVNPLGYVGNCWSPQAGGSDSPRYLYIQGKDGAVVVQPGEHANVAIGWQAPRAGAVNITATMTAVSTRTEYPSWCAGCNDGIDLYIRHNAATVAGPAFVLHGSAEFQSNTLSATVNVAVGDFVYSYVDRLKWQDEDLAYANFTISYGEIEGVWQPFQAAEHVSNRLYDLAVVSSTQAWAVGSGGTILHYQVGMGHNIGTWTRVASPTVYDLHAVDMLSANEGWAVGQEGQILHYANGAWSVAESVANVNPELSTVSKVRLHGLDMLSTSDGWAVGTGTSIFHLQGNRWQQLRVTGLALPDLHTLHDVQMLSPSDGWAVGSGGNILHYDGSRWQVVANITYNLPDTGVFVAALATDKGSYAASESATLTAEVTNSGTARTIRAAARLYNARTGGALGESTLAEALSLPTGASSQTWSFPLDQFGASLEGKRVGIELQLHDATTGTLLASRETAVSVSDQTGPCTPVGLAAHPADGQVLLTWQPCSDDDVWTYRIYWDTAADALNQWVDVPASTACHTVTGLENLKPYHFAVAAIDLAGRTGARSAAVSAMPGLRAYLPQTMR; via the coding sequence ATGAGACGAGCGAACATCGGCCTGGGCTGGGTTCTCCTCACCTCTCTACTCCTCACCGTCGGTGCACCCATCGAAGCTCAGGGCGATCGTGACACCTGGAGCCTACCTGAGGACTTCTCCTCCGTCCAGGGCCAGAACCAGTGGTACCATTACCGGGAGTACGCCGGCTCCTTCCTACCGCTGGTCTGGGACCCCTACGTGAATCCCCTGGGCTACGTGGGCAACTGCTGGAGCCCCCAGGCGGGCGGGAGCGACAGCCCGCGCTACCTCTATATCCAGGGCAAGGACGGTGCCGTGGTGGTGCAGCCAGGAGAGCACGCCAACGTTGCCATCGGCTGGCAGGCCCCGCGCGCCGGCGCCGTCAACATCACCGCTACCATGACGGCAGTCTCCACCAGAACCGAGTACCCATCATGGTGCGCCGGCTGCAACGATGGCATAGATCTCTACATCCGTCACAACGCGGCTACGGTGGCGGGGCCGGCATTCGTCCTTCATGGCTCAGCTGAGTTCCAGAGCAACACCCTCTCCGCCACCGTCAACGTGGCTGTGGGCGACTTCGTCTACTCCTATGTGGACCGGCTCAAATGGCAGGACGAAGACCTCGCCTACGCCAACTTCACCATCTCCTACGGGGAGATCGAGGGTGTCTGGCAGCCCTTCCAAGCGGCGGAACACGTGAGCAACCGCCTCTACGACCTAGCGGTCGTCTCTTCTACCCAAGCCTGGGCCGTGGGTAGCGGCGGTACCATCCTCCATTACCAGGTAGGCATGGGGCACAACATCGGGACCTGGACCCGAGTGGCCAGCCCCACCGTCTATGATCTCCACGCTGTCGACATGCTCTCCGCCAACGAAGGCTGGGCGGTGGGCCAGGAAGGCCAGATACTGCACTACGCCAACGGTGCCTGGAGCGTAGCGGAATCCGTGGCCAACGTGAACCCTGAACTGTCCACGGTCAGCAAGGTGCGGCTGCACGGGCTAGACATGCTCTCCACCTCCGACGGTTGGGCCGTGGGGACCGGCACCTCCATCTTCCACCTGCAGGGCAATCGGTGGCAACAGCTGAGGGTGACGGGCCTGGCCCTCCCTGATCTGCACACCCTGCACGACGTCCAGATGCTGAGCCCGAGCGATGGCTGGGCGGTGGGGAGCGGGGGCAACATCCTACATTACGATGGCTCTCGGTGGCAGGTAGTGGCCAACATCACCTACAACCTGCCCGACACCGGCGTGTTCGTTGCCGCGCTGGCCACCGACAAAGGCTCCTACGCCGCGTCCGAGAGCGCCACCCTGACGGCAGAGGTCACCAACAGCGGCACCGCCCGGACGATCAGGGCGGCGGCGCGGCTGTACAACGCCCGCACCGGCGGCGCCCTGGGCGAGAGCACCTTGGCCGAGGCCCTGTCCCTCCCCACCGGAGCCAGCAGCCAGACCTGGTCCTTCCCCCTGGACCAGTTCGGGGCCTCGCTGGAGGGCAAGAGGGTGGGAATCGAGCTGCAGCTCCACGACGCCACCACGGGAACGCTCCTCGCCAGCCGGGAGACGGCGGTGAGCGTCAGCGACCAGACCGGGCCCTGCACTCCTGTGGGTCTGGCTGCCCACCCTGCAGATGGGCAAGTCCTCCTAACCTGGCAGCCTTGCTCCGACGATGACGTGTGGACCTACCGGATCTACTGGGACACTGCCGCCGACGCCTTGAACCAGTGGGTGGACGTGCCCGCCTCCACCGCCTGCCACACCGTCACCGGGCTGGAGAACCTCAAGCCCTATCACTTCGCCGTCGCAGCCATAGACCTGGCTGGACGCACGGGAGCGCGTTCCGCGGCAGTATCGGCAATGCCCGGCCTGAGGGCCTACTTGCCCCAGACGATGAGGTAG